Below is a window of Dehalococcoidia bacterium DNA.
ACGGGGCGACTACCTGGGGCGCACCATCCAGGCCATCCCCCACGTCACCAACGAGATAAAGGAGCGCATTAGGTCGGTGGGGGAGAAGGCTGGGGCCCAGGTGGTGGTGGTGGAGGTGGGGGGCACAGTGGGGGACATGGAGGGGCAGCCCTTCCTAGAGGCCATCCGTCAGCTGCGCACTGAGGAGGGCCGGGAGGACACCCTCTCTGTGCACGTCACCCTCCTGCCCTATCTCTCCACCACCGGCGAGCTGAAGACCAAGCCCACCCAACACAGCGTGCGGGAGCTGCGCAGCGTCGGCATCCAGCCTGACGTCATCATCTGTCGCAGCGACCGGTTGGTGGGGGTAGACCTGCGGGAGAAGATATCCCTCTTCTGCGACGTGCCCAAGAGGGCGGTGGTGCCCCTGCTCACCATGCCCACCATATACGAGGTGCCCCTGGTGCTAGAGGAGGCGGAGCTGGGGAGCTACATCCTGCAACGCCTGGGGCTGCCCGACCTCCCCCGCGACCTCTCGGAGTGGCAGCGGTGGGTGGAGCGGTTGAAGTCGCCCCAGGGCGAAGTGGAGATCGCCATAGTGGGCAAGTATGTGGAGCTACCCGACGCTTATCTTTCGGTAAAGGAGGCCCTGATCCACGCCGGGGTGGCCCATGGCGTGGGGGTCCGCCTCCGCTGGGTCCACTCCCAGGCCCTGGAGGAGGGCCGGTACGACCTCCTGGAGGGGATAGACGGCATCGTCGTCCCCGGCGGCTTCGGCGAGCGGGGGGTGGAGGGGAAGGTGGCAGCCGCCCATTACGCCCGAGAGCGGGGCATCCCCTACTTAGGGCTCTGCTTGGGCATGCAGGTCATGGTCATCGAGTATGCCCGCAACGTCCTGGGCTGGCAGGGGGCCCACTCTACCGAGTTCGACCCCCATACCCCTTACCCGGTCATCGACCTCATGGAGGAGCAGGTGGGGGTTCAGCAGAAGGGGGGCACCATGCGCTTGGGCGTCTACCCCTGCCGGCTCCGTCCAGGTTCCAAGGCCCATGACCTGTATGGGTCAGATGTGGTGTGGGAGCGCCACCGCCACCGCTACGAGTTCAACAACCGGTATCGCGACCGGCTGGAGGGGGCGGGGCTCATAGCCTCCGGCACCTCCCCCGATGGCTCCCTAGTGGAGGTATGTGAGGTGGCGGGGCACCCCTTCATGGTGGGGTGCCAGTTCCACCCCGAGTTCCGGTCGCGGCCTGGCCGGCCCCACCCCTTGTTTTTGGGGCTGGTGGGGGCGGCGCTGGCCCGCCGCGCCCCCGCCCTGGCCCACCCCACCCCTCTCAACTAGACCAACAGCTGCGGACGAGGGAGACACAGAGGCTACGCATGGTCAGGCCATAGAGCAGACCGTCCCTGGGCGGAGAGGCGGCAAAACGGGAGTGGTATCCTCAACCGGGATTGTTGATGACCTCACAGAGGCAAGCTCCTTCACGGGTCATAGGGGTCAGTGAGCACCGTCTCACAGCCTAAGAGG
It encodes the following:
- a CDS encoding CTP synthase gives rise to the protein MGRKYIFVTGGVVSSVGKGIVTAAIGRLLKSRGLSVVLQKLDPYLNVDPGTMSPYQHGEVFVTADGAETDLDLGHYERFLDQDLTGLSSVTAGQIYQAVIAKERRGDYLGRTIQAIPHVTNEIKERIRSVGEKAGAQVVVVEVGGTVGDMEGQPFLEAIRQLRTEEGREDTLSVHVTLLPYLSTTGELKTKPTQHSVRELRSVGIQPDVIICRSDRLVGVDLREKISLFCDVPKRAVVPLLTMPTIYEVPLVLEEAELGSYILQRLGLPDLPRDLSEWQRWVERLKSPQGEVEIAIVGKYVELPDAYLSVKEALIHAGVAHGVGVRLRWVHSQALEEGRYDLLEGIDGIVVPGGFGERGVEGKVAAAHYARERGIPYLGLCLGMQVMVIEYARNVLGWQGAHSTEFDPHTPYPVIDLMEEQVGVQQKGGTMRLGVYPCRLRPGSKAHDLYGSDVVWERHRHRYEFNNRYRDRLEGAGLIASGTSPDGSLVEVCEVAGHPFMVGCQFHPEFRSRPGRPHPLFLGLVGAALARRAPALAHPTPLN